Below is a window of Arabidopsis thaliana chromosome 2, partial sequence DNA.
tataaattatatgcaAGTGTTTTCTATGATAAACCTTCTAGATCCGTGTGTCTTCCGGTGACACTTCTATCGCCATAGTGCGACCTATTACTGCAGTATGCAGCCTTTTTCCTGAAGCTATTAGGTTTTCCTATGGCTCCTATGCCTCCTTTAGTTCCTTCTTTCATGTCTATATGATTTGTAGGTTCTCTAAAGTTGAGATGGGTAAATGTTCAGCTAACTCATGGAGTTGGAATTGTGATTCTCGCTTGTTCACAATTGCTTTTGGTCTTCACAAGGATACTAATTGTATGCTTTGTTTGTGGTTGTGCTTTGTTTGCCATTGTTACTCCTTTATGGAGATCTATGTTCTATCAAGTTCCCCTGTTGTTGGGAAATCTTTATTTGCAGGGAATGAAAGCTTCTTTGGTGTTTGTGGATTTGCTGTTGCATCTTGTTTGGACATGCTATCTTCTAAAACCCTTGAAGTTCCCTTGCGAGACATTTCTGTCGCTTATCGTTCTAGCACCTACACGTTGGTAGCAGAAGATATTGTAGCGAAGACTGCCTTATCATTGAATAACGCCCTCTTGTTGGCGTGGAATGAAGACTCTTTGGTTTTGCAATTGTTCATGGACTCCCAGTTCAGTGTAAAATCTTTCAAGTTACTCGAAGTCACCGTTGAGCTAGGGAGAATTCTGCTTGTTTTAAGCTTCCTTCACCTCCGGTTTATCCCCTTGTTTTTTGCATTATTCTCTTATAATGCGTTTGTATTTGCAGttctttctgtttttagtGATGTGTTTTACTCTTGTAATGGAGACTAAATCATTTCTATATCTATGAAATCAGtttgactaaaaaaacaataagaacGAGGAACATCCTCGGGAAGAGACACACTCTGGAATCTCTCtgttgaaaaatcaaaacatagtAAGATAACACCTATTTGTCGACTAGAAGCAAGCCAGTAAGTATTTCCCTTCACAGATGTGCCAAGACGCTGAAACCGGGGTATGAATTTTCAAAGTGActcacaagaaaataaatcaaatcttcttGGGTTAATTAAGCTCAACCTCTTATGTTTATTGAGATAACAAGAATTGCAATAACAGAATG
It encodes the following:
- a CDS encoding uncharacterized protein (unknown protein; BEST Arabidopsis thaliana protein match is: unknown protein (TAIR:AT4G36925.1); Has 6 Blast hits to 6 proteins in 2 species: Archae - 0; Bacteria - 0; Metazoa - 0; Fungi - 0; Plants - 6; Viruses - 0; Other Eukaryotes - 0 (source: NCBI BLink).); the protein is MICRFSKVEMGKCSANSWSWNCDSRLFTIAFGLHKDTNCMLCLWLCFVCHCYSFMEIYVLSSSPVVGKSLFAGNESFFGVCGFAVASCLDMLSSKTLEVPLRDISVAYRSSTYTLVAEDIVAKTALSLNNALLLAWNEDSLVLQLFMDSQFSVKSFKLLEVTVELGRILLVLSFLHLRFIPLFFALFSYNAFVFAVLSVFSDVFYSCNGD